The Gopherus evgoodei ecotype Sinaloan lineage chromosome 4, rGopEvg1_v1.p, whole genome shotgun sequence nucleotide sequence CTGGAAGTGGCAGAATCTGACCACTGACTCAGAAAAGATTTAGTAAATGCCCAGAAATGGAAGGAGCTGTTGCAAAATCCTAGCATCCTTCTGCAATGCATTTCTTGTTTGGAAGACCAGGGGTTTCAGGGAAATAGAATTGTTAGTTATTGCTAACTTGCTTTTTATGTTTCCAGAGACCAAACTGTGAACATGTATCCAATGTGGTGAAGGCCATTGAAGTAGCATTGGTTCAATGGAAAACAATGGCAGGATATTTTGAAGAGCTTTATGCCCTGAGCATTGAAAATGCAGACCCTCATAGTGCAAGTACTATTAAGAAACAATTTGTTGAACCCAAGATCTGGAAGATCAAGTTGGTGGGAGACCTCCTGACCAATGCTCACAGGCTTGTGTGTTCCCAAGATGGCAGAGGCAACCTTGGAGACTACCTTATGGAACGGTTACAGGAAGAGCTAAAAACAGGCATAGAGACAGATTCTAGGCACCACTGCACCCCCTGTACATTTCTTCAGCAATGCAGAGGGACTGCAAAGGGGTTGCAACAGCCCCCAAAACAATTCTCCCAGAAGAGCAGTAGCATAGGGCCAATGCACGCAAACCAGTGCTGTCCTTCCTCACAGTCTCTGGGCAAGGATATGCCAGGGGCAAAACGGAGGCAAGAGAAGGAATAGCTGGAGCACTATGCCCATTCTCGGCCATGGAGAAACCGATAGGCAGTCACAGGGGAGGCTGATGTAAGTTGTCAGCCCCAGGGATGCTTTGGCTCCAAATTGAGTCTCAAATCCAGGAGATGAAGTGATGGTTTAAAGCCCCATGACTCCGCCCCCCTTCCCCCTTTACACTCTTCCTCCTGGGCTGTGCTTTCTATGCTATGCCTcctccaaagtgcagcacagaatctAATCTGTAATATACCACCTCATATCATAGTTATTAAGGCTGCTAGATATAGATAATGTCAACATTAATTTAACCTTTCAGAGTCTCTTACCcataaataacatttctttatttggAAACTACCAGACCTCTAGGTTTCTTTCCTGTCTTAAATGGTTGATTGGATTATTTAGTGCAAAAGAGGTTTAAGTATATAaggctttttaaagaaaaaaccttTTTAATACAGAGTAATTTCTATGATGGAGAAACTATAGCTTTTTATATTATTAAACAAATAAGATATTatacagtggtgctggaactattTTTGTAGTGGAGGATGCTGaagatggaaaccatgtatttgggttgttactACTACAAGTCAAGGGATGCAGCAGTACCGTTAGTTCCATAGTATATCGATACAGATTGTATTATGTAatcattcttaaacatttttactgtCTTGGTAAATATTACATGGATATTTTTAAGAGACTTGTTCTTAAAATGAGGGGGACTTCGATGATATTCTTAT carries:
- the LOC115650477 gene encoding ferritin light chain-like isoform X2, with product MPTWCSGDRLPGLRQGEVFDQSDVALPNFSKFFQQQAKEEKEAAEAMLKYLQERGGHYCTRIIQRPNCEHVSNVVKAIEVALVQWKTMAGYFEELYALSIENADPHSASTIKKQFVEPKIWKIKLVGDLLTNAHRLVCSQDGRGNLGDYLMERLQEELKTGIETDSRHHCTPCTFLQQCRGTAKGLQQPPKQFSQKSSSIGPMHANQCCPSSQSLGKDMPGAKRRQEKE
- the LOC115650477 gene encoding ferritin light chain-like isoform X1 encodes the protein MAEPRLKKRRGSLPVCPGHQLAVGSRVRQNFPAAVEEGLCGVTSALLELAYRLQALGEVFDQSDVALPNFSKFFQQQAKEEKEAAEAMLKYLQERGGHYCTRIIQRPNCEHVSNVVKAIEVALVQWKTMAGYFEELYALSIENADPHSASTIKKQFVEPKIWKIKLVGDLLTNAHRLVCSQDGRGNLGDYLMERLQEELKTGIETDSRHHCTPCTFLQQCRGTAKGLQQPPKQFSQKSSSIGPMHANQCCPSSQSLGKDMPGAKRRQEKE